Proteins found in one Zea mays cultivar B73 chromosome 1, Zm-B73-REFERENCE-NAM-5.0, whole genome shotgun sequence genomic segment:
- the LOC100284988 gene encoding transcription termination factor nusG family protein isoform X1 codes for MSSLAYPLLRLPCRCSIAPAPAPASQLPAPVCLSASASANAGGDLTAREKRAQRRERRELRATDWKEEVQDRLIHEPARRRKKPPKRSWREELNLDLLAELGPQWWLVRVSMAPGTDYVDLLTKAISRRYSEVPFKIYNPSIQVKRRLKSGAISVKSKPLHAGLVFLHCTLNKELHDFIRDTEGCYGFIGATVGSIKRQIKKPKPIPVDEVESIIREEKEEQERVDREFEEMENMGNIEPFSKPVEESELMLMNKIKKQFKKSSSQGGTRHSAFSPGATVHVLSGPFADFTGSILEVNRKNKKATVQLSLFGKESFVDLDFDQIEVVEVDDDDSKL; via the exons ATGAGCAGCTTGGCTTATCCGCTCCTCCGGCTCCCGTGCCGCTGCTCTatcgcgccggcgccggcgccggcgtctCAGCTCCCCGCACCGGTGTGTCTATCTGCTTCGGCTTCCGCAAATGCAGGGGGCGATCTGACGGCGCGGGAAAAGCGAGCGCAGCGTCGGGAACGGCGGGAGCTGCGTGCGACGGACTGGAAGGAGGAGGTGCAGGACCGGCTGATCCACGAGccagcgcggcggcggaagaagcCTCCTAAGCGTTCGTGGAGGGAGGAGCTCAACCTCGACCTCCTCGCCGAGCTGGGGCCGCAGTGGTGGCTCGTGCGCGTCTCCATGGCGCCCGGCACCGACTACGTCGACCTCCTCACCAAGGCTATCTCACGGCGCTACTCGGAAGTCCCCTTCAAG ATTTACAATCCATCAATCCAAGTAAAGAGGAGATTAAAAAGTGGTGCAATCAGTGTTAAATCGAAGCCTCTGCATGCCGGGTTGGTCTTTCTGCATTGTACCTTAAACAAGGAGCTTCATGACTTTATCAGAGACACAGAGGGTTGTTATGGCTTTATTGGAGCTACAGTTGGTTCAAT CAAGAGGCAGATTAAAAAGCCAAAACCTATTCCAGTTGATGAAGTTGAATCAATTATTAGAGAAGAGAAGGAGGAACAAGAGAGAGTTGACAGAGAATTTGAAGAAATGGAGAATATGGGAAACATTGAGCCTTTCAGTAAACCCGTTGAAGAATCTGAACTTATGTTAATGAATAAGATCAAGAAGCAGTTTAAGAAATCGTCCTCACAGGGTGGCACTAGACACAGTGCTTTTTCGCCTGGTGCAACTGTTCATGTTCTCTCCGGGCCTTTTGCAGACTTCACTGGTTCCATCCTGGAAGTGAATCGCAAAAACAAGAAG GCCACTGTACAGTTGTCACTTTTTGGGAAAGAGAGTTTTGTGGATCTTGATTTTGATCAAATTGAGGTAGTTGAAGTGGACGACGATGATAGTAAACTATGA
- the LOC109943563 gene encoding protein GRAVITROPIC IN THE LIGHT 1, producing the protein MAAKPVTVGDLIHRVASSCLSNRLPCNHTFRDSVDSDFDDDDDDPFADAVSSSEKCRRSPPAAEVEEEEDEDEKLKIWEEREQEKERLAAASKGAERARDADALMAEVFDAVSGVRRAYAALQDAHCPWDPDKMRTADAAVVAELRHLARLRDRFRRSAAVGHIPRPNPSAPPLREAVAPYEAALDDLQRQLQSRQAEVDALKEKLAAATSRRNGRHHHVPPSKQNGGAPTAELFTTCAEQARAATRAFAGHLAHLMRAAGLELAAATRSLTKIPVSSPQLAKHALEAHATRALLGGFEHESFYLDGSLSSLLDPAAFRRERYAQFRDMRGMEPAELLGVLPTCAFGRYAAAKFAALLPPRVEEAVLGDAEHRRVVNAGAHPRTPFYGEFLRAAKAVWMLHLLAFALEPPPSHFDAGRGAEFHQEYMESVTGAPPHGGAGLVVGFAVAPGFRLGNGAVVRARVYLVPRGGRP; encoded by the coding sequence ATGGCGGCCAAGCCGGTCACCGTCGGCGACCTCATCCACCGCGTCGCCTCTTCCTGCCTCTCCAACCGCCTGCCGTGCAACCACACCTTCCGCGACTCCGTGGACAGTGActttgacgacgacgacgacgaccccTTCGCCGACGCCGTCTCCAGCAGCGAGAAATGCCGGCGGTCCCCGCCCGCTGCGGAGGTCGAGGAagaggaggacgaggacgagaaGCTCAAGATCTGGGAGGAGAGGGAGCAGGAGAAGGAGAGGCTGGCCGCCGCGTCCAAGGGCGCCGAGCGCGCCCGCGACGCGGACGCGCTGATGGCGGAGGTGTTCGACGCCGTCTCCGGGGTGCGCCGCGCCTACGCCGCGCTCCAGGACGCGCACTGCCCCTGGGACCCCGACAAGATGCGGACTGCGGACGCGGCCGTGGTCGCCGAGCTCCGCCACCTCGCGCGCCTCCGCGACCGCTTCCGCCGCTCCGCAGCCGTGGGCCACATCCCGCGCCCGAACCCGTCCGCGCCGCCGCTGCGCGAGGCCGTGGCGCCGTACGAGGCGGCGCTCGACGACCTCCAGCGCCAGCTCCAGTCCAGGCAGGCCGAGGTGGACGCGCTCAAAGAGAAGCTCGCGGCGGCCACCAGCCGCCGCAACGGGCGCCACCACCACGTCCCGCCCTCCAAGCAGAACGGCGGCGCGCCGACGGCGGAGCTCTTCACCACCTGCGCCGAGCAAGCCCGCGCGGCGACGCGGGCCTTCGCGGGGCACCTCGCGCACCTGATGCGCGCGGCGGGGCTGGAGCTCGCGGCGGCCACCCGGTCGCTCACCAAGATCCCGGTGTCCTCCCCGCAGCTGGCCAAGCACGCGCTGGAGGCGCACGCCACGCGCGCCCTCCTCGGCGGCTTCGAGCACGAGTCCTTCTACCTGGACGGCTCCCTCTCGTCGCTGCTGGACCCCGCCGCGTTCCGGCGGGAGCGGTACGCGCAGTTCCGGGACATGCGCGGGATGGAGCCCGCGGAGCTGCTGGGCGTGCTCCCGACCTGCGCCTTCGGCCGCTACGCCGCCGCCAAGTTCGCGGCGCTCCTGCCGCCGCGCGTGGAGGAGGCCGTCCTGGGCGACGCCGAGCACCGGAGGGTGGTCAACGCCGGCGCCCACCCGCGGACGCCCTTCTACGGGGAGTTCCTGCGCGCGGCCAAGGCCGTGTGGATGCTGCACCTGCTAGCCTTCGCGCTGGAGCCGCCGCCCAGCCACTTCGATGCCGGACGCGGTGCGGAGTTCCACCAGGAGTACATGGAGAGCGTGACCGGCGCGCCACCGCACGGCGGCGCGGGCCTGGTCGTCGGGTTCGCCGTCGCGCCCGGGTTCCGGCTGGGGAACGGCGCCGTCGTGCGCGCCCGGGTCTACCTGGTGCCGCGTGGTGGCCGACCGTGA